The genomic region ACCAGGTTTAGGCACCTGACTCTTGTCTACATTCACCGTTAGAAAGCTTGGATGACCTTGAAGGCCCAGGATGTGCTGACACAGAATAAAGGGAGGTAAACAGGCAGGCCATCTCACTTGACCTCTCAACCAACTCCTCAGCAATTTTTCCACTCTCCCTGGATTCTCTCACTGAATAGCTCAAGGATGGGGGTGTGGAGGCCATGTTGGAGAGAGGGGCTCCCCTCAGGCActgtcctcttctctttccctcagaTTGGGGCATTTCTCATACTGGTTGGCCAGCTTCCATTTGGTGTGCTGACTTTTGAGGAGTGCAGCTAAGGAAGTCTTTCGGGTGACATGTCGAGATACTTCCTGGCTCTTGACCTTCCTGGTGGGGGAAGAGCTACGAACCAACGAATAGGTGGGGAAAATGGGCTTGCCCCGTGGGGCTTCCAGTAGCTGCCATATTTCCCCAGAGGTATTGCTGGTCAGATACTGCCAAGGCTTCTTCCCACTGCTGTCCCGGATGTTTACACGAGATGCCAGCCTTTGCACAAGCAATTTGATGATCCCCTGGTGGCCGTGAATGGCCGCAAGGTGCAGTGGGGTGTACCCGCAGCTGGACTTCACATTGACATCAAGAGCAACCCCTGCTTTCTGTGCACTTGAGGCCAAGTCCTGAAGGGCCCTGAGGGCACCATGCTTGGCTATCCAGTGCAAGGCAGTGTACCCGGTCAAGAAGTCTTTGTGCAAAGCCAGCTGGGGGTCTTCCCAGAACAAACTCAACACCCGAATCCAAGAGCCACTGGCCAGCTTCACGATCCATTCATGCTCCCTGGCATCGAGGGGGACAAGGGATGACTTGTGCTCCGAAGATCTGTGGGGGACCAAGGCCGCGAGCCTGTCCCCTCCAGGGACCTGCCAGCTGTGTGGATGATTCCGctcagcggcagcagcagctttaATGTCTGCATGTGCTAGTGTCAATGCAGCATCCACCCTTGGGCTGGACATGGCTCCCACTCTGGAGGGTTTCCTGGACCGGGGTGGGCGCCGGCTCCTTTTCAGCAAATCCTCCTGAAGGCACTCTTCATCAGAGGAGGACAATTTGGCTCTCCCAGCCCTGGAGTTCCTCCTTAGGGATCTCCTTAGTTTGGGAGCTGGCCAGGATAAAGGTTGGGGGTCGCCTGCAGGACCATCAGCTCCTGTGGAGACCGGCTGAGAGGTGTGAGCATCCCCTACATTCCTGAGGCCCTGGGGGCTCCTAGTGGGCCTGGCCTCCTTTGGAGGAGCCCCGGCTGGATTCCTGAGTCTTCTCCCATCTGGGGCTCCCAGGGCCAGACGCAGCCCGTCTTCGGAACCTCCAGGGGACTCTTTGGGGCCGCTGCTGCTCTCCTCACTGCCATGGCTCTCCTGTTCCACGAAGTCCTCCAAATCCTGGAGGGACAGCTGACAACGAATGCTGCGAAAGACTGCCAGCTGAGAATCCCCGGGCCAGACTTCCGAAACAGTGGGAAAGACGAGAGactgagaaggaggagggggttcCGCGGGCGCTGACTCAGATTCCTGGACCCAGGAGCCCTGCTCCGAGGGCAGCCGAGGGAAGTCGTCTGGCAGCACCGACCAGGCTCGGACTGGGCCGTGGTCCCGGGTCTCGGGTACCTGGGGGTGTCTGGCTACCCACTCGCGagtgcgctgctgctgctgctgcagagtGGAGTAATGCACGGAGCCCGGGGTCACCGGCGCGGGAGGATCTCCTGCGGGACTGGGACTGGACAAGACAGCGGGTGGTGCAGCAGCCTCGACGGTGGCAGGAGGCGAGCGGGGCGTGGCAGGCCCTGGCGGGGGCTCCGCGGGAACACCTTCCCACTGCGGCCTGGGAGCCCCGCGGTCGTCCTGGGCCAGCTTCTCCGCGGCGCTGGCGCTGGCGGTGGCGGGGTCCGGGAGCCCCCCCAGGCCGTTCTGGAGGCATTCCCAGCAGCAGCGGCCCTGCGTCTCTGCCGCCGCGCACCTGGCTCGGTCCTGAGCAGCCGCCGCCACAGCGGCCGCGGGCACCGGCGCCCGGTGTCCGGAGCGGCCCCTCGGCCTGCCGCCTCCCCGCGCCGCCTCCCGGGCGCCGCCCGCGGGGAGTCCATTGCAACCTGCGTCTGCGACCGGGGCTGCGGCACCTGCTGGCGCCTCCTCACGGCGGATCCGCCTCCCCGGCTGCGGTTGCGGCGGGTGTTCCCCCCGGCGAGCGGGGAGCGGGGAGCCGGGCgcagcttcccctgcaggggcGGCGCCCGCGGGCGGGTCGCGGGGTCGCcgcagcccctcctcctcccctacaAGGTCCCGGTACCTCCTCTTGAGCACCACGTACTTGGTGCCGTCGGGGTCCTGGCGCACTGCGGCGACCGAGTTGACGTAACCCTTGAAAAGCTCGCGGCGGCGCTGCTGCTGGCTGGGGGTCGCGTCGGGGTCGCGGAGGAAGCTCTTGAAGTGGCTCAGCAAGGCGGCGTTCGTCACCCGGCCCCCGGCCTGGCAGAGAAAGTCCAGGAGGGCCTCCTGGCTCAGCTCCCGGGCCATCGCGGCCCCGTCGTCCCCCGACCCCGAGGTGTCTGCGTCTCGCCCTCCCGGCGCTCTCCCGCGCCAGCGGAAACCCCGGCCTGGAGTGTGTCACCTGCGCCCAGAGTGGCGCCACCCGCCTCCATCAGCCGCGGCCTGCGGGCAGACCCAGAACGTGCCGAGAGGGTGGCGGGCTCCCCGCGGCCACAGGCCCCGCGCGCCGCCCAGGTGGGAGAGAGCGGCTCCCTGGGCCGGCCCTGCGCGCCGCGCGCCGCGACTCCCCGCGGCGAAAGTTCCCGGGATCGGCCGGAGCCGGCTTCACCTGCGCCCTGGCAACGCCTCCTCCCCGGCTCTGGGGGAAGGGCCTGGCCCGCCTCCTCCTGTCCCTCCGCCCTGTGAggtctcccccacccctgccacccatCCCAGATGAGTCAGGCGGGTCCGAACCGGGAAGAAAGCGCCATAGGTGAGGTGGCCGGCGACCCGGCGGCGGCCACGAACCGCGCGGCCGGTCGCGCAGCCGCTCCCGGCCCGGGGCGGGAAGGCAGGTAGGCGACCCGCCGCTCCTCTAGGTTTCGGCCACgtaggaaatgaaaacaatagaagaGGTGTTCTCGCCCGCTCCTTTCTTAGAGTAAGTCCGGGCTGAAGTCGCTGGGTGGGGGAAAATGTGCAAATCAACCAGCGTCTTGCGATCTCTCCAAACACACCTTACTTTAACGCTGCAGGCTAATAATTTCAGATACCCGGAGGCAGCATCGAGgtgcgggggggtggggtgggggacaaaTTTCGCTTCCAAAGCAAGCCCATCTAGATCTCGGGATAACCCCTGGGGCGACTCCTCCGGACGCTTGCTCCTAGGGGTCCGAATACGCCCAAAATCTGCACTGAAAAGAGAAATCACTCTGAAGGTTACAGGTCGGTTACAGGAAGGCCTTTTTCCTTCCTAGCAGTCTCACGCTAAGctgctgaaaaaaaatcaaatttgatGTGTGAATTCCCTAGTAGCTGAAATGGACAGTTAAGTTATCTGGTGCCCTTGCTCTTATTTACTCCAAAATTTATGAACAGAAGAGATTTGTACAGTCTCTTTTGTGTTGGCTCAAGTGGTGAAGTTGGTTCCCTCCAAATGTCACATTTCCTCCAGGCATTCAGAATGTGAGAGCAGTACAGGCTAGCTGGATTCCACCAGGTTGTCCCCAGCATTCAGCTTGACTCTCATTCTCCACTGAGGGGCTGTAAACTTCCTACTTCCAGGGACTGGTAGACTGCCTGTGTGCCTTTGTGGTTgttaaatcgtgtccaactctttgcgacccatgcaTGGACTTTGTGGTTgttaaatcgtgtccaactctttgcgacccatggacacaaggctcctctgtccatggggattctccaggcaagaatactggagtgggttgccattttttccttcaagggatcttcctgacccagagatagaacctgcatttcctgcattggcagattctttaccagtgagccaccagggaagtcccatttgtaGACTAGATCTTGACAAACTCTAGTATGAAAATCTTGGCCTCTTCAAGACAGTAGAATTACAGCACGTTCCTAACCGTTGCTTCTTCTACATTTTACCTGTCCACATGTTCATCCTGAAATAATCCTTCTGGTCCTGTTCTGTTTCTTTAttagtctttcagttcagttcagtcactcagtcgtgtctgactctttgcgaccccatgaattgcagcatgccaggcctccctgtccatcaccaactcccagagttcacccaaacccatgtgcatcgagttggtgatgccatccagccatctcatcctctgtcgtccccttctccccctgtccccaatccctcccagcctcaagagtctttttcaatgagtcaactcttcgcatgatgtggccaaagtattggagttttagctttagcatcagtccttccaaagaaatcccagggctgatctcctttagaatggactggttggatctccttgcagtccaagggactctcaagagtctcctccaacaccacagttcaaaagcatcaattctttggcgctcagctatACACAGGCCCAAATACTTTTCTTGTTTTATCTACTTACCTATCTGATTCCCTGCCCTCTCCCATTCTTTTCTTTAGCTGCCTTCTTATTTCCTTCTGTTGTGACTGTTTATCCTCACCCCAACTGTAACAGcaaatatgcttattttttataTCCTCTGCTGGCCATATTTCCTATTTTCTCCTCCACATCAGTGCCAGTCTTCCTTCTTGTACTCCCTTCatctttccactttttcttcttttgctctcctatttttaattgtttcataAGCCCCTGTCCTTTTTGCTAAGGGAAGGTATTGAAAGTATCTCGGCCTCACAATTGTCAACTTGTGTTACTGTGGGCCAGTTTTACTGACTGACACATAGGTCACATTAGCTGAGCTTGGTTTAAGTCTCCAACATACCCTGGTACTTTTCCATGAATGAATTGGAACCCTTGGCTTTAAATTATTTAGGTCAGAAAGAAGAACTGGGAaacatttttgtctatttttgtcattttcttgaaCCTGAACCCAAAACAGGGTTAAGAGGGGGTGTTTCCCACTGAGGTCTCCACATTAACATCaagcttttgaaagtgaaagctactttttgcaaccacatggactgcagcctgccaggctcctctgtccatggggattatccaggccagaatactggagtgggtagcctatccctctccagcggatcttgccgatccaggaatcgaactggggtctcctgcatggcaggcggattctttaccaattgagctatcagggaagcccagatattcaAGCCTTTAGaatagttattaaaataaagGTTTTGTATTgcactttagtttcttttcatttttttttttttccctaatggaGTCTTGATGGACCTGCCAGGTGTATCCACACCTGGGACAGGAGGGAAGACAAACGGAGAACTCAGATGGGCACTGAAGGGTGGCAAGTGGAAAGAATCCCCCTTTAGTACTTTTCAAAACTGGATAGGGTACTTGTGGCAAGAGAGGGTGATGACATAGAGATTTGAACTTGAAGCACTTAgactagaaagaaaggaaggggtcATCAAAGTCATGGTTGTTGAAATCAGATTATCTTTGGTTGAGGGTGCAACTAGGTCTGGAGGAGTAGAAAatggggaaaaaggaagaaaaccccCCATTATTTAGCTTTCTGGGTGCCCAGGTGGTTTAACGTCCAGactttctctccttgctcttttcttctttgtctacttatttatttggctgtgccaggtcctagtcatggcatgcaaactcttagttgagaCATGTGGGCTCTAGTCCCcttaccagggatggaactcaggccctctgcattgggagcatggagtcctagccactggaccaccagggaagtcccccttctctcctcctttttctctcttgtccCAGGTTAAGGTGATGGTCTATAAGAATGCTCTTCACCATATCTCAGGGAACATTTTTATGCTTCCCTCATATACAGTTCAttatttccagaaatatttatggGGCACTATGTTgggctttcctagtagctcagagggcttctctggtggctcaaactgtaaagaatctgcctgcaaagcagaagacccaaatttgatctctgggtcaggaagatcccctggagaagggcatggcaacccactccagtattcttgcctggagaatcccctagacagaggagcctggcatggtcagtccatggggtcgcacagattggACACAATCGATCAACTAACACTTTATGTTGCCCTGGCACTGCTGGAAATGAGTATAAAGAAGAACACGTACTTGAGAGCTAATGATTTATTGGAAGCAATAAGTAAAAGAGGCTTAAACCTGTGTGTTAAGTAACTTAAAGACATGCATCTGATGCTGGAGAAACTGAGAGACAGTGCGTAAAGGAAGAACTCAGCCTTAGCTTGCAGAGGATCGGGGACAGTTTTCCAGTAAGAGGCAACTTGGAGTAGAAGAGGtgaggaagaggcagaggaaacaaagGTACAACAGCACCAAGATCTGGCTCAACAGAGTCTATTTGGGGAACTAACTGCAAATACATATCCTTGACTTGAGGAAGAGGATGTGTGAAGATGTGCTGGAAACAAAACTTGCAAAAGTAGGAGAGAGTCAGATGGTGAGGGGCCTAGGAAGTGGAGGTGGGCTAAGGAGGGGGAGCTTTGAAGAATTTGGGGGAGGGTAGTGACCCAACCAGATTTGATGTTTAGAAAGAGCATCCTGGAGATAAGTGCTGGTTTGGAATCGTGACCCATATTAATAAGTAAAAATAGCACATTGCAGAGCAATAATGTATTTAATCAAATCTCAGACAACACTGACTGTATGATACAGTTTGATTTCAGAGATATTAAaatatgagggggaaaaaagtgccTCTTAAAGTagaagagggacttccttggtggtccagtggttaagaatccactgcaggggacgtggattggatccctgcttggggaactaagatcccacatactggaCAGTGTGCCACAAAAAGAAAGACCtataaaaactttagaaaaaaaagaaaaaagtcgaAGTAGAAGAAATGCAAGTGTATTTGGGAGTAAGATTTGAGGTCTGGATCAGGGTaactttaactttttctttacAGCCTTATACGCGATTGGCTATTTTACAATAAGAGTATACTCCTTTTTAGTTTGAAAAAGACACTGAAGGAAAAGAGACATAACTGAATAACAatgacaaaggggaaaaaaagcaatgtcaaatctttaggctggaggagggagatggaggcCAGCAGGAAGAACAGTCTGGAAATGACTGACATAATCCATAAAAGGGGGCCAAAAGGTCTACATTCAACAGTGTTAGAGaaagagatgaatggatggattggAGAGATGGGCCATGTCAATAGGATCCGGAGCCAGAGGAGTCGGAGGTAAGGAACAACCTGGCTCCTTTCACGTACCTGGCCAACTCGCTAGATGGATGTGTTAACCATATACACAAACAGTAAATGTAGAACAAAAAGTCAGTTTTGGAAACAAGAAAGATGATCAGTTCAGCTTGGGTCACACTAAGTTTGAAATGGCTACAGGCCTTAAAAACAGGAATGTCTAAAAGACAGTTGGCCATATAGATTGGAGGCTCCAAGAATGTATGCCGTTAGTGTATACAAGCAGTCATTTAAGCCACAGGTGATGATAAAATTGCTTAGAAAGAGATATGCCAGcagtgggaaggggagggggtggagagtgaaaaagggaaataaaCCTGTTAGGAGACTTAGAAGGAGCAGTTAGAGGGGGCAGGGGAACACCCCTGAGTGGTATCAAGGAAGCACAGAACTAGAAGGGGGAGCAGCCTTCTAGAGTTGATGCCAAGTTAGATAAGAGGTGAAATGTGACCCTAGCCTGTTAGGTCACTGGGGCCAGGTCTGGAGCAGTCTCCGGAGAATGCTGAGGACAGATCTCAGGTTATGGAGGGGTGTGGAGTGATTAGCAGGGAGAAAGATTTGACCCtgaaaaaaggaggagaaagagaattcTAGATATGGAGACTATCAGATCATGTAACCTAAGATCTGTTTTTGGTAGTTGTTAGAAGAGATATGAT from Bos indicus x Bos taurus breed Angus x Brahman F1 hybrid chromosome 6, Bos_hybrid_MaternalHap_v2.0, whole genome shotgun sequence harbors:
- the SOWAHB gene encoding ankyrin repeat domain-containing protein SOWAHB, whose translation is MARELSQEALLDFLCQAGGRVTNAALLSHFKSFLRDPDATPSQQQRRRELFKGYVNSVAAVRQDPDGTKYVVLKRRYRDLVGEEEGLRRPRDPPAGAAPAGEAAPGSPLPARRGEHPPQPQPGRRIRREEAPAGAAAPVADAGCNGLPAGGAREAARGGGRPRGRSGHRAPVPAAAVAAAAQDRARCAAAETQGRCCWECLQNGLGGLPDPATASASAAEKLAQDDRGAPRPQWEGVPAEPPPGPATPRSPPATVEAAAPPAVLSSPSPAGDPPAPVTPGSVHYSTLQQQQQRTREWVARHPQVPETRDHGPVRAWSVLPDDFPRLPSEQGSWVQESESAPAEPPPPSQSLVFPTVSEVWPGDSQLAVFRSIRCQLSLQDLEDFVEQESHGSEESSSGPKESPGGSEDGLRLALGAPDGRRLRNPAGAPPKEARPTRSPQGLRNVGDAHTSQPVSTGADGPAGDPQPLSWPAPKLRRSLRRNSRAGRAKLSSSDEECLQEDLLKRSRRPPRSRKPSRVGAMSSPRVDAALTLAHADIKAAAAAERNHPHSWQVPGGDRLAALVPHRSSEHKSSLVPLDAREHEWIVKLASGSWIRVLSLFWEDPQLALHKDFLTGYTALHWIAKHGALRALQDLASSAQKAGVALDVNVKSSCGYTPLHLAAIHGHQGIIKLLVQRLASRVNIRDSSGKKPWQYLTSNTSGEIWQLLEAPRGKPIFPTYSLVRSSSPTRKVKSQEVSRHVTRKTSLAALLKSQHTKWKLANQYEKCPNLREREEDSA